One part of the Acinetobacter sp. XS-4 genome encodes these proteins:
- the tsaA gene encoding tRNA (N6-threonylcarbamoyladenosine(37)-N6)-methyltransferase TrmO: MNNSVTFPIIGHMCSPYREKFGIPRQPNLVNIESYIEMAEPYNDLLAFEGIEQFSHLWLVWQFHDNKNQGSADKFRPQVRPPRLGGNEKIGVFATRSMYRPSPIGLSVVKLNKVEKVGKSVRVYVTGSDLLNGTPILDIKPYIQYSDAIVDAQSGYAHAEPERKSVIWAEAALTAQKYFLQNSEMNSQYIDELEQVLALDPRPAYQEDAERIYKMKFSDFDIHFKVDQFVVTIIDVVKTSSFAQ, translated from the coding sequence ATGAACAACTCTGTCACCTTCCCCATAATCGGCCATATGTGTTCGCCTTATCGTGAAAAATTTGGTATTCCACGTCAGCCTAATTTGGTAAATATTGAGTCTTATATCGAAATGGCAGAACCTTATAATGACTTATTGGCATTTGAGGGAATTGAGCAGTTCAGTCATCTCTGGCTAGTTTGGCAGTTTCATGACAATAAAAATCAGGGTAGTGCCGATAAATTTCGTCCACAGGTTCGTCCGCCACGTTTAGGCGGTAATGAAAAAATTGGCGTATTTGCTACACGTAGTATGTATCGACCATCTCCAATCGGGCTGTCAGTTGTAAAGCTGAATAAAGTGGAAAAAGTCGGTAAGTCTGTTCGTGTTTATGTTACAGGAAGTGATTTATTAAATGGCACTCCAATTTTAGATATCAAACCCTACATTCAATATTCTGATGCAATTGTTGATGCACAAAGTGGTTATGCACATGCTGAACCAGAACGAAAGTCTGTCATTTGGGCTGAAGCGGCATTAACAGCGCAAAAATATTTTTTGCAAAATAGTGAAATGAATTCACAGTACATTGATGAGCTTGAACAAGTCTTAGCTTTAGACCCTCGGCCTGCCTACCAAGAAGACGCTGAACGGATCTATAAAATGAAATTTTCAGACTTTGATATTCATTTTAAAGTCGATCAATTTGTAGTTACTATCATTGATGTGGTGAAGACTTCTTCGTTTGCACAATAG
- a CDS encoding DUF4010 domain-containing protein, whose product MELPMTMSLQTTSFEEFITVIAAALGCGLLIGLERERSKLKHEYKTFAGFRSFAISSLLGAICFLFGTEIGIVGALLIGAISIVSLKNQPNDPGVTTELAFIMTYFIGALCIWNISLAAGLAVIMTIILLAKQSMHGIASQWITESELRDGIFLLALLLIALPLVPNKPFWGPVLNPHVILKLLTLILFVQALAHIAKRLLSSKNALLLSSLASGFVSSTATIASLGLEVRSGRANAITNAGAALMSCVSTLIQTLIIVIGISFAWFKLIIFPTLIALVVLAIWAFILLRKAEPSTTSPEIDSRMFSLKEAIIIAGTLTLIQAGVYGLSISLGDAGLIAGTLLASLFEIHAAIAAVIVQGEPDSTHMTPLLIAFLGGFAVHALAKSVNSAISGGLRYALAFVPAQLIHMTIFISLLWLNIHWF is encoded by the coding sequence ATGGAGCTTCCAATGACAATGTCATTACAAACAACTTCATTTGAAGAATTCATTACCGTCATTGCTGCGGCGCTCGGTTGTGGTTTACTAATTGGTTTAGAACGTGAACGAAGTAAGCTTAAACATGAATACAAAACTTTTGCGGGATTTCGATCTTTTGCAATTAGTTCACTATTAGGCGCCATCTGTTTTTTATTCGGCACTGAAATTGGAATTGTAGGTGCCCTTCTCATTGGGGCTATTAGTATTGTATCTCTCAAAAATCAGCCCAATGACCCCGGTGTAACCACCGAACTTGCCTTTATTATGACTTATTTTATTGGGGCACTTTGTATTTGGAATATTTCGCTTGCTGCTGGCCTAGCTGTGATCATGACCATTATTTTATTGGCTAAACAATCTATGCATGGCATTGCCAGTCAATGGATTACTGAATCGGAATTACGTGATGGTATTTTCCTACTCGCTTTACTTTTAATAGCGCTGCCTTTAGTCCCTAATAAACCCTTTTGGGGTCCTGTTTTAAATCCGCATGTGATTTTAAAATTACTCACTTTGATCTTATTTGTACAAGCACTCGCCCATATTGCAAAACGGTTACTCTCATCTAAGAATGCTTTATTACTCTCTTCTTTAGCCTCGGGATTTGTTTCCAGTACAGCGACCATTGCCAGTTTAGGTTTAGAAGTACGCTCTGGCAGAGCCAATGCAATTACAAATGCAGGCGCTGCATTAATGTCGTGTGTTTCAACACTCATTCAAACTTTAATTATTGTGATTGGGATTAGCTTTGCTTGGTTTAAGCTCATTATATTTCCTACACTTATTGCATTAGTTGTTTTAGCAATCTGGGCTTTCATTTTATTACGTAAAGCAGAGCCCAGTACAACTTCACCCGAAATCGACTCAAGAATGTTTAGCTTAAAAGAAGCCATTATTATTGCAGGCACACTCACGCTCATTCAGGCAGGTGTTTATGGTTTAAGTATATCTTTAGGCGATGCCGGATTAATCGCAGGTACTCTACTCGCATCTTTATTTGAAATACATGCAGCTATTGCAGCAGTCATTGTGCAAGGTGAACCTGATAGCACCCATATGACGCCTTTATTAATTGCCTTTCTAGGAGGCTTTGCAGTTCATGCGCTTGCCAAAAGTGTGAACTCTGCAATTTCGGGCGGGCTACGCTATGCCCTTGCTTTCGTGCCTGCCCAACTCATTCATATGACTATATTTATTAGTTTACTTTGGCTCAACATCCATTGGTTTTAA